In the Plasmodium sp. gorilla clade G2 genome assembly, chromosome: 12 genome, CAGaacttttaaatttttataatatagatGATAAAAATCTTGTTTATGATATCCTACCTAAGGATACGCATCAAGTATgtgatatacataataaaggATTTAATGGATGGCAACAGACCAACCATGCAATAAATATTGTCGGATGGGGTGaacaaataattaataaagataaaataaaaaatgatgaacctaacaataattataataataatcagacattaataaaatattggaTTATAAGAAATACTTGGGGGGAAAAATGGGGATATAAAGGCTATCTCAAATTTCAAAGAGGCATTAATTTAGCAGGTATTGAATCACAAGCTGTTTATATCGACCCAGATTTTTCTAGAGGATACCCAAAAGATATACTTCAGTCCGATCTTTTggaataaaatgatatataatatatatatatatataaatttatttatacaatataaataagcaTGATATGTAAAAGCggatcattattattttatcctTTTATTAAAAGCTACCagacacacaaaaaaaaaaagaaaagaaaagtatattcataataaaagggataatatattaatatttacaatgatttctttttttttatacgaatatatttatatttatatatgtaaagtgttataaaaaattacataaattggtaattaatataattatatatatatatacattcttttttttttttttttttttttttttttttttaaccatcaaaaaaaatatatataaatatatcaacatatatattttttattattttaaacataaataaattttgatattttgtaaaatatatatatatatatatatatattatatttaagaaaGGATAAAggattcaaaaaaaaaatttgtatttttttatttttaaatatggaCGTTGTAATTGTATTTTACTgggtaaataaatatgggcgttaatttatacatattatataatatatacattatttttaatacgctgtagagaaaaatataaaataaataatataataattaaatatatatataatatataattatatgcgttatatataaaaaattaattttttgttatttttgttattattttttttttttttttttctataaatattattaaaaatatttctttttatgataacattttttttattgtaatattatatagataatatattatatatatatattacttttatatttaataaaatatgaacaaaaatagaaaacacagatacaaatatttataaaatatatatatatattaaatatattcaatccctttttatttaattaatacaaattaaagggtaataattaaaaaataattccaTAGTTTTCTTATTTCAAAGttgaaagatataaaaatttatatatttttaaaaaaggatTATATACATTGACCCTATACTTTTCCCTTTTTTATTGAtataaattttgtatataattcgtaatgaaatgaaaaaggataataataatatgtatgtatttttatcttAATATGATAAGAAAATTATCCAAATAGCtagctaaaaaaaaaaaaaaaaaaaaaaaaaaaaactaaataaatatatatatattatatgaacaagctagccaaaaaaaacatttgttcatatatatatttatttattcatttttatatgttgatgtgttacatataaattgaataaagataaaatgtcgaatttcaaaaatataattcctAAGAGAACTTACCTCGAGAGAGGTCAAGCCAAGCATCGACTACATTTAGGAGAACTTGAAAAGAAAGTAGATTATGGAAAAAGaagagaaatatataaaaagaaaaaaaaaattgaaaatgtCTTGAAGGAAAAAATTATGACCAAAAACCCCGATGAGTTTCATACAGGAATGATTCATTCAAGGGTTACAGAAGATAATGTGTTAGTTCGAGAAGAGaaagttttaaaaaaagaagtacaattaaaaaataaaagacaaGAATTAAAAGAACAAACAAATGatctttataataaattaaaaaaaataaataaaagactTACAAATTATCAAATGAATATACCACTTAGGtatgtttttaataattctcatgaattatataatgaaaatgaaatttatacattaaaagcagaaaataaaaaattgaaaaaaagaGGAGAacttattcaaaaaaaatataatggtttaatcaatatgaaaaaaaatttattagaCCAAATAAGAAAACTTGACAATAAGTATATAACTACATATCACAAAGTTGATGGATATAATATTGTAACAGATAAAGGCAAAACACCTTATAGATTGTATCAACCCCGTTTAAAATGATTGacaaaaataagaaataaaaatattacacacatatatatgtatatatatatatatatacatataatatatgaatgtttttttttttttttttttcttttaaggAACATATTGtgtaatgaaaatatatatattaaagaaactatattttgtttagttattttatattttatttttttttttttttttttgtgtacatataatgtactttatatttttattttttataaaagaatatctGTATTTGATactaattattattttttttttattatatacttatttatttctaaTTAATTAAACCAACTTTGTAaatcataaataaaataatatgtgaatgcatatcttttaatttctATTCTtaatccaaaaaaaaaattttattgcttcacaaaaatgatataatatataaatatatatatatatatatatatatatatatatgatacaaCATGATGATCTTAGTTTAATTCATTTTACATTATTcacttcttttttttatttttttactcCATCacgatataaatatttttattgttgaaatgaaaattatatatgaatttaaaaaagaatattatgaaattatattaaatgaaaataatgctGACGATAATGTAATTGATttgtttgaaaaaaatattaataaatgtaatatCGAAATAAAACCctatgatgatataaattcAGACTTTCTTGATTTTGATCAATTTAAGATGGTGAAAATTCAAAACgatgatattaaaaaaaaaaatgaggatAAAGAAGATGCAGATAGTATAAATGATTTTCTAGATAAAGAgatatataacaattttaTTGTTAAATTAAacgataatatatatgatgaatcATGTTATAAAACAGAGGATGAATTATgtaatcaaataaataatccaTTTGATAATACATATAGCAATGAATtagttataaaatataaagaatattttgAAGAGAATTCCTTTATTGTAAAAAAGGGAGATATTTATGGAGCTgatttcttattatatataacagaACAGAAATATGCACATTCATTGTATgctgtttatattatatataagcatTACATATTAAGAGATCTCATTAGAATATTACGAGTATCACatagtataaaaaaaaaggttatTTTGATATTGTGGAATGATTTAAattgttttaatatttctgaTACTCTTGTATATAtcaaatcatataaatataaataaaaataaaaatatatatatgattatatgcATTCAA is a window encoding:
- a CDS encoding nucleolar rRNA processing protein, putative; its protein translation is MSNFKNIIPKRTYLERGQAKHRLHLGELEKKVDYGKRREIYKKKKKIENVLKEKIMTKNPDEFHTGMIHSRVTEDNVLVREEKVLKKEVQLKNKRQELKEQTNDLYNKLKKINKRLTNYQMNIPLRYVFNNSHELYNENEIYTLKAENKKLKKRGELIQKKYNGLINMKKNLLDQIRKLDNKYITTYHKVDGYNIVTDKGKTPYRLYQPRLK